A portion of the Bdellovibrionales bacterium genome contains these proteins:
- a CDS encoding mobile mystery protein B — MSKLKVTFPSGATPIEPNGLRDLIPDYISTMSELNQAEQSNIADGFVWAEKQIQEDLLNASFIFKLHQKMFGQVWKWAGTIRRSNTNIGVSKEHIMNDLGQLLGNTQYWFENNTYSLDETAARFHHRLVQIHVFPNGNGRHARLITDLILLKNGASRFSWGTSGTYTPLEVEGKTRSDYLAALKKADQNDFDALIAFARS; from the coding sequence ATGTCTAAATTAAAAGTCACTTTCCCGAGCGGCGCTACGCCCATCGAACCAAATGGCCTTCGGGATTTAATCCCCGATTACATTTCGACAATGAGCGAACTAAACCAAGCGGAGCAATCAAACATTGCCGATGGATTCGTTTGGGCAGAAAAACAAATCCAAGAGGATCTCTTAAACGCGTCCTTCATTTTTAAACTGCATCAGAAGATGTTCGGTCAAGTTTGGAAATGGGCCGGTACGATCAGACGATCAAATACAAATATCGGCGTCAGCAAAGAGCACATCATGAATGACTTGGGCCAGCTTCTCGGAAACACTCAGTACTGGTTTGAGAACAACACTTACAGTCTCGATGAAACTGCGGCGCGTTTTCATCATCGGCTCGTCCAGATACATGTTTTTCCAAACGGCAATGGCCGCCACGCTCGCCTCATAACTGATTTGATTCTATTAAAGAACGGAGCTTCGAGATTCAGCTGGGGAACAAGTGGAACCTACACCCCACTCGAAGTCGAAGGCAAAACTCGTTCCGACTATCTCGCGGCACTTAAGAAAGCTGATCAAAATGACTTTGATGCACTGATTGCATTCGCTAGAAGCTAA
- a CDS encoding mobile mystery protein A, translating to MKTDKKKKSNQKRIVQQKLDQLSRLNEPMPPSGWIKAIRGSLGLSIRQLAERVGVGHGSINQLEKREPKKRVTLESLENAARAMDCKVVYAIVPQESGATLDDIIRNKAIAAASKILKEVSHTMKLEAQGTSDKQVQNEIKRIANQLIEAADNRIWDVETKGKKNV from the coding sequence ATGAAGACCGACAAAAAGAAGAAGAGCAATCAAAAGCGAATCGTTCAGCAGAAGCTTGATCAGCTCTCAAGGCTAAATGAACCAATGCCGCCTTCAGGTTGGATCAAGGCTATTCGGGGCTCTCTCGGTCTTTCTATTCGACAACTTGCCGAACGAGTCGGCGTCGGTCATGGATCGATCAATCAGCTTGAAAAGCGCGAACCGAAAAAACGAGTGACTCTCGAATCACTCGAAAATGCGGCCCGAGCGATGGACTGCAAGGTCGTTTACGCCATTGTTCCGCAAGAGAGTGGCGCAACTCTCGACGACATCATTAGAAATAAAGCGATCGCCGCTGCATCGAAAATTCTGAAAGAAGTTTCCCACACGATGAAGCTCGAGGCACAGGGCACTTCAGACAAGCAAGTGCAGAACGAAATTAAGCGCATCGCAAATCAACTAATCGAGGCCGCAGACAATCGAATTTGGGACGTGGAAACCAAAGGGAAAAAGAATGTCTAA
- a CDS encoding FixH family protein, translating into MKYTLWEFFRRLGIVLLLAVGSVAGYFLGVSQSIFAGEGSSLEAKPGLLTVETVGASGTTKDQILCLYEKRSGEFCLELHWIQGPHLKVRPPMKVNMRESQFSLHLASQEGPLDAKELPEVELWMPAHGHGAPRVLVAQAMNGGVPVVGQYVVTDVYFVMNGDWEVRVNLKVGDEIEPRKFIFKVSSTAP; encoded by the coding sequence ATGAAATATACCTTGTGGGAGTTTTTTCGGAGATTGGGAATTGTCCTATTGCTGGCAGTTGGTTCAGTGGCCGGCTATTTTTTGGGAGTCTCTCAAAGCATCTTTGCAGGAGAGGGCTCTTCATTGGAAGCTAAGCCTGGCCTGTTGACCGTAGAAACAGTTGGAGCTTCTGGAACAACGAAGGACCAGATCTTGTGTCTATATGAAAAGCGTTCAGGTGAGTTTTGTCTTGAATTGCATTGGATTCAGGGTCCTCATCTAAAGGTCAGGCCACCGATGAAGGTGAATATGAGAGAAAGTCAGTTTTCTCTGCACCTTGCAAGTCAGGAAGGACCGCTCGATGCCAAAGAACTACCAGAGGTCGAACTTTGGATGCCAGCTCACGGCCACGGGGCTCCTCGGGTGCTTGTCGCTCAGGCAATGAACGGCGGAGTTCCTGTGGTGGGCCAATATGTGGTGACTGATGTTTATTTTGTTATGAACGGAGATTGGGAAGTAAGAGTGAATTTGAAAGTGGGAGACGAAATCGAACCTCGCAAGTTTATCTTCAAGGTTTCTTCGACAGCCCCCTGA